The following coding sequences are from one Phycisphaeraceae bacterium window:
- the lpxA gene encoding acyl-ACP--UDP-N-acetylglucosamine O-acyltransferase, whose product MANIHPTALVDPKATLADDAEIGPWCRIEGDVRIGSGTRLISNVHLEGPLRVGDNNTIYPNVCLGFAAQDRKYDPTTPGAGVTIGDHNILREGVTIHRATGDHPTALGSDNYLMVNSHLGHDVIVGDRCNLANGVLLGGHVIVQNDVTIGGGTAVHQNCRLGRRSMVAGVIAVIQDVLPFCVVFHTREIIGLNLIGLRRAGMRDEIRPLKQALAYAGSSGLSNKAASERIRAELADHSTCLEMADFIESTQRGISPFSKSSRSAADSD is encoded by the coding sequence TTGGCCAACATCCACCCCACCGCCCTGGTCGATCCGAAAGCCACCCTCGCTGACGATGCCGAGATCGGCCCGTGGTGCCGGATCGAGGGCGATGTCCGGATCGGCTCGGGCACGCGGCTGATCTCGAACGTCCATCTCGAAGGCCCGCTGCGTGTCGGCGACAACAACACCATCTACCCCAACGTCTGCCTGGGCTTCGCGGCGCAGGATCGAAAGTACGACCCGACCACGCCGGGGGCAGGCGTGACCATCGGAGACCACAACATCCTCCGCGAGGGCGTGACCATCCACCGGGCGACAGGGGATCACCCGACCGCCCTCGGCTCCGACAACTACCTGATGGTCAACAGTCACCTCGGCCACGATGTGATCGTCGGCGACCGGTGCAACCTCGCCAATGGCGTGCTGCTTGGGGGTCATGTGATCGTCCAGAATGACGTGACCATCGGCGGGGGCACCGCGGTGCACCAGAACTGCCGTCTCGGTCGCCGATCGATGGTCGCGGGTGTGATCGCCGTGATCCAGGATGTGCTGCCGTTCTGCGTGGTGTTCCACACCCGCGAGATCATCGGCCTGAACCTGATCGGTCTTCGCCGCGCTGGCATGCGTGATGAGATCCGACCACTCAAGCAGGCTCTGGCGTACGCCGGCAGCTCAGGCCTGAGCAACAAGGCCGCTTCCGAGCGCATCCGCGCCGAGTTGGCCGATCACTCGACCTGCCTGGAGATGGCGGACTTCATCGAATCGACCCAGCGCGGCATCAGCCCGTTTAGCAAGTCGTCTCGAAGCGCAGCGGACTCGGACTGA
- the purB gene encoding adenylosuccinate lyase, with amino-acid sequence MNLEDRYVSPLASRNASAAMQAVWSPRRKFTTWRRLWVVLAEAEHDLGLPVSRDQVEALRKNVESIDLTAAETYEKKLRHDVMAHVHAFGDAAPEARGIIHLGATSQFINCNTELLLLREALGIVANKLASAIDKLARFAQEHKDLATLGFTHLQPAQPTTVGKRAALWAQDLAITLEEIEHRLDRLPFRGVKGTTGTQASFLALFRAVEGVDEAEAHRRVEALDRLVTQKLGWPVDRLLPISGQTYPRVIDGQIGASLGAVAAAAQKCATDLRLLASRKEIEEPFEADQIGSSAMAYKRNPMRSERICGLSRFVIGMVQTPFVTAAEQWMERTLDDSSARRLTLPEPFLAIDGVLDLLNNVASGLVVYPQVIRANLEAELPFMATEEILMAAARHGVDRQDAHESIRQHSMAAARRVKEEGVANDLIERLRSDDLFKQVDLGLAMDTQRFIGRAPEQVEHFIAEVVTPIRQRYAESLGYEADLKV; translated from the coding sequence ATGAATCTTGAGGATCGATATGTCTCCCCGCTGGCCTCGCGCAATGCCTCTGCGGCGATGCAGGCGGTCTGGTCGCCCCGGCGGAAGTTCACGACCTGGCGGCGTTTGTGGGTGGTTCTCGCTGAGGCCGAGCACGATTTGGGCCTGCCGGTCAGCCGGGATCAGGTCGAGGCGCTAAGGAAGAATGTCGAGTCGATCGACCTGACCGCTGCCGAGACCTACGAGAAGAAGCTCCGCCACGACGTGATGGCCCACGTCCACGCCTTCGGTGACGCGGCCCCCGAGGCCCGGGGCATCATCCACCTCGGGGCGACCTCGCAGTTCATCAACTGCAACACCGAACTGCTGCTGCTCCGCGAAGCCCTGGGCATTGTCGCCAACAAGCTCGCGTCCGCCATCGACAAGCTTGCGCGGTTCGCTCAGGAGCACAAGGACCTGGCGACGCTGGGCTTCACCCACCTCCAGCCCGCCCAGCCGACGACCGTAGGCAAGCGCGCGGCGCTGTGGGCTCAGGACCTGGCAATCACGCTCGAAGAGATCGAGCATCGGCTTGATCGGCTGCCCTTCCGGGGCGTCAAGGGAACCACCGGGACTCAGGCGTCGTTCCTCGCGCTGTTTCGAGCTGTCGAGGGTGTCGATGAAGCCGAGGCGCACCGACGGGTCGAGGCGCTCGATCGACTCGTCACACAGAAGCTGGGCTGGCCTGTCGATCGCCTGCTGCCGATCTCGGGCCAGACGTACCCCCGGGTGATCGATGGGCAGATCGGTGCGAGCCTCGGTGCCGTCGCGGCGGCGGCGCAGAAGTGCGCAACCGACCTGCGCCTGCTCGCGTCACGCAAGGAGATCGAGGAGCCCTTTGAGGCCGACCAGATAGGTTCCTCTGCGATGGCATACAAGCGGAATCCGATGCGCAGCGAGCGCATCTGCGGGCTCAGCCGGTTTGTCATCGGCATGGTTCAGACGCCGTTTGTCACCGCAGCAGAGCAGTGGATGGAACGGACCCTTGACGACTCCTCGGCCCGGCGACTCACCCTGCCCGAGCCTTTCCTGGCCATCGACGGCGTCCTCGACCTGCTTAACAACGTCGCGTCCGGTCTGGTCGTCTACCCGCAGGTGATCCGAGCCAACCTCGAGGCCGAGCTTCCGTTCATGGCGACCGAAGAGATTCTCATGGCCGCAGCGCGACACGGCGTCGATCGGCAGGACGCCCACGAATCCATCCGCCAGCACAGCATGGCGGCCGCGAGACGCGTTAAAGAAGAAGGCGTTGCGAACGACCTCATCGAGCGGCTGCGGAGTGATGATCTCTTCAAGCAGGTCGATCTGGGGCTGGCGATGGACACCCAGCGCTTCATCGGCCGGGCCCCGGAGCAGGTCGAGCACTTCATCGCCGAGGTGGTGACGCCGATCCGCCAGCGCTACGCGGAGAGTCTGGGATACGAGGCCGACCTGAAGGTGTAA